In the genome of Hevea brasiliensis isolate MT/VB/25A 57/8 chromosome 14, ASM3005281v1, whole genome shotgun sequence, the window TAGCTATCAAtgataaataagtaaataaatatgaaaaattattcACTTCAATTTTGCACAGAAtgcatattaattttttttcaagcaTCAATTTTGACTTGGGGGCATTTTGGTGCAGAAGCAGAGGATGTGCCTATATTATCTACCAGTGTTGCGTTGGTGTCTGTATGGCAGTATTTAGCAAACTTAGGTAATCTTTATCCAATTCCTTATTCTTGACGCTAAAGATAGGATTTGTATACCAATGAACATAGTGGTACTGGAGACCAATTAAGAGCAGAAGGTACAAATAATTTTACGTTGTCATACTAGAAATTttgtacaaaacactgtagaaaGAGGAAGATTTTGCTTTCAATGGAAGtgatcactgagtggtgaacagTAGCAAAAGGGTAAACTTCAGTCACAAAAGCGACCAGTGCGACAATGCACTTTGCAGTGGAGCAACAAAGCATGACAGAGGAATCCATATGAAATTAGCAACATATGCAATTCACCGGTCTTGATATGGTACTTTTTGATCTATCCATATGACTCTTGATGAGAAGAGATGATGCTGGGATGACTTGTTATTTTCAAGTCTTTGGTCAGGCCTTGAGCTTGCTGGCCCTGGAGATTGGAGGATCAAAACTCAAAAGCTTTCTTAAATGTGTAGATATGAAAATAACATTTTGCCAGTCCCTCAATTGGTCTGCACAAAACAAAGGAAAATTTCAGCCAATAATCATGAAAGATTGGACTCCATTGTAAACCGAGTCACTTTTTTGCTCCATAAGTCCAATGTATGGAAGTTAAATGGTAACTAAGTTGAACAGAATAAAATACCTGGGTCATATGCTGCCATTCTTTGGACTTGAACCTGTTTTCCACTCTTTACAGCCATTTGTCGGCATCACGTAAAGATGTTTCTGGAAATTAATATGAACATAGTTGATAAAATCAGATGGAGAAGCTATGTTATTCTGACTTGCATATATGACatttttgaaatataaattgCATATATGACTCGCATATGTGATATCGTTGAAATATGAATTGAGCGTTGAGAAAGCAGAAAATTGTTAAACATTTTTCTGTTCCACTTTTTATATGCCAGCCTGTGAGTCGGTACCTGGATTAAGCACAATCCTTAAAACCATAATTCCTCATCTTCTGCAACATTAAAggaaaaaattgaaaagaaaaataaagagaagaagCATACATCATGACAATAGATAATATAGCTTGAGCTCTTTCAAATTGATTACCTCTAATTTCCACAGATGGAATGCGAGCTAATTCTAGCGACTCTCTTCCTTTCCCCTTCTGGCAGCTTTGTTGAAGTAGAGGGCAGTCGTAGGTACGCAAACTCAAAAGAGAGGGAGGCAGACCATTCTTTGGAATGGAGGCAAGCTTAGGGCATCTCTTGATCTTCATATATTCAAGTGATGTAAGGCTTCGAAAACCCTTGCTGGAAAGGTGTTTTAGGTCTTGGAATTCTTCAATGATAAGGCTAGTAAGAGAGGTAGGCAACTTCATATCTATCTCATCCTGTGGAAAGGACAACACACCAGGACACTTGCCTGTAATGCTGAGTTTCTTGAGAGAGTTGAGCCTATGCAAACCCCACTTAAACAAAAGGGTACAAATCTCGACTTTAAGAAAAAGTGATGTCAGGTTGGTGGGGAAACCTCCTTCTGGAAAGGATACAATGCCTGGGCAATCTTTTATGGTCAATTCTTGAAGTGATGTGAGATTGTGCATGTTATCAGGAAGGGCATCGAGTTTCTCGCAGAATTCAACTATAAATTTTTTCAGATAGGTGGTGGGCAAGCCTCCTTGAGGGAAAGAAACAAGACTTGGACAACTTTTTATAGTCAATTCTTGAAGAGATGTGAGATTGTGCATATTATCCGGAAGGACTATGAGCTTATCACAGTGACTTATCCGAATGTGGCGGAGATTGGTGAGCATGTGCAGATTCTCGGGTAAGGATTTAAGATAAGGAAGATATCCGATTTTAATAGATTCAAGAAATGTGTTGTTGTCAAACCTTTCAGCTATTGACTCTAACTTGGCATTATTCAAATCCAGATATTTAAGGGAAGCAGGTGACTCCCCTGAGAGTGTAAGAGAGCCGCAGAGATTAATTTCCAAATTCTGGAGAATAGATAAGTTAGTGTCCCCGCTGATACTATCCTCATCAGTAACCCTAGAAGAGGAACAAGCCTCTCCCACATCCAGCAGCCTCCGCAATTCCTTGCAGCAACTACTGTTTAGCCTTTTTAGAGTTGGAGGCAGCTGATGTCTTCCAATGGAAATCAAAGAATGACAATAACCAATTGTCAACACTTCAAGACACAAACTGCTGTAAATCACTGCATCTGGCAAAGAAATAATTCTAAAGCACCATTTAATAGATAGCTCTCTCAGAGACTTAAAATTGTGAAGCAATGGCGGTAGTCTCTCAAGCCTTTCACAACGATGAAATTCCAAAATTCTTATTTCACTATCAGCGACGCCCTTTTGCAACAACTCTTCATTTTCAGCGATGCCCTCATCAAGCTCCCAATGTAGATCAGAGGAATATCCGATAATTAAATTAGAACCAATAGTTAATCTTTCTAACTTTCTTAACTCTTCTGGTCGAAATAAAAATGGTCCCGTTACACTCGAGCAGTTTGCCGAGCTAAAGCCTCCACCCAATTCAACCTTTCTGCATCCATTGATTACGAAGTGAGATATCACCGGAAGGCTTCCAAATGAAACCACCAATTCACAACATTCTCTAATATCAAGCTTTTGCAATGAAGACAAATTGGCTGGGTAATGTTCCCAACAGTTTGGGACAACTAAAAATAAAAAGTTCCCGCAGATAAGGGAATTCATACCCACAAATCTTCCACTCTTCCCATCCATACATGCCCTCAAAGTGCAGAGTCTCAAGAGCCGGAAAAGGATTTGAATTGCTCATACTCTCACCATAAAACTCACAATCAACTACTTTTACATTGGGAAACCATTTGATAACCAACTCCTTGAGAGAGGGAAGCAACCCAAGTTGCGGCAAGGTTGTGCACTTgaagcaattttccaactttagtCTCACCAAATTGCTAAATAAAGGATCACCTACCTACGATGGAAATTGAATACCACCATAACGAATTATGGTGAGCTTTTTCAGATTTCCGTGAGGTATCATCTTCTCAATTGCTTCCCTATCGCAATTTTCGTTTGGCATATTTTGAAATTTCAATATACGGGGAAAATCAACAAATCCCCAAATCATCACCAGATTGTCTATTCTCTCCTTGTCTGATAGAATGGCTCCTCTTAAATCTGAATCATTAGCCACATTTTCCAACCCTGAAATGCAGAGGGTCCCTTCAAGAAATTTTAAATTCGTCAAAGCTGTTATACTGACTTCATTACCCTCCCCCAGAACAAAATCAGACAATGTCCGAAGACTTTTTAATTCTTCTATTCCCTGTGGCATCCCTTCAACACATGTGTCTTCGATATCAAGATGACGCAGGTTGATCAGATTTTGCATTTCTGAAGGCAATTTCTCGAGATGCCTACAGCCTCTCAGCAGCATACTCTGTAAGTTGCATAGAAAGGTTGTTGTCTCTGGTAAAGTTCTAATAGAGGTGTATGAAAGGTCAAGATACCTTAGATGCTTCAAGGCACCTATTGAATCTGGTAGCTCAGTGATATTATAACCATTGAAGGATAGCACCCTTAAACATCGTAAAACTGATAATAAATAAGAAGGAACCCAATTTGCTAAGTAGTGACATGAAAACCACAACCATAACGATTTAGTGATAAAGGCAGGAAGGTTCGCATACGCTTGGTATTTTCAAACAACTCAAATCTTTTACAGCGATCATAGAGGCTAGGGATGTAAGAAGAGTGGCGAGATTTTTCTTGCTTACTTGGAGTCGCTTTATCCTCCAATCTGAAACATGCATCTCCAGCAACCACTTGTGCTAGATCATTCACCAGGTCATGCATTATGAATCCACCAGTGCTTGAAGATTGAAAAAATGATCTAGAGAATAGATCTTGAAAATACTCTTCTCCCACATCCTCCGTATGTTGACCGTCTCGTTGCTCAATTAAACCTTCTGCCATCCATAGAAGGACTAGTTGTTTCTTTTTGAATACATAATCCTTGGGCAATATTGCACAATATGTGAAACACCTCTTTAAATGCGAAGGGAGATGATAATAGCTTAATCCTAACACGGGAAGAATGCCGTTGACATCGTCTTGTAAATTCCAGATTTTGCTGTTCATTATATTTTCCCAATCCTCCCATGGTTTTGAGCGTAGAAGGCCACCCAAAGTCCTTGCTGCCGAAGGCAAgccaccaaacttcttgatgaaCCTGTCGCGGATGACTTCCAATTTTGGATCTGCAACTCTTCTACTAGCAAAGGCATGGTAAAGAAACAATTTCCAACAATTTTCATCTGAAAAACAATTCAAATTGTGAGATTCAATTGTTTCCATCATCCGTGCAATAGCTTCATCACGTGTTGTCGCGATCACTCTGCTTCCCGGAGCTCCATGCATCAATGGAGAACACAAGGCATTCCACTCATCATAATTCTTGTTCCAGACATCGTCTAAAACAATCAAAAACTTCTTTCCTTCTAATTTTTGACACAACTCCAGTTGAACTTGATTGAGCTCGTTTAGATAAGACGACTGTCGAGTGATTGACTCAAGAATGCTCTTTGTTATCTTCAAAATGTCAAACTCATCAGACATACAAACCCATCCTTTTAGATGAAATTGTTGTTGTGATGACTCATCGTTGTAGACAAGCCGGGCGAGCGTTGTTTTACCCACCCCGCCCATCCCAAAAATGGGTATTACTCCAACTTTCACTTCACTTGTATTCGAAATCAAATCCAGTATCTTCCTTTTATCTTCATCTCTGCCACACACTTCAGGTTCATGATCCAAAAACGTACTGGGTGGTCGCACACATACCTTGCTAGAGGACGTCCCACCAACATTTCTCTTTATCAAATCCAAGTCGTTTTGCTGGTCTACTATCTTCTGAAATCTGGTAGTGATCTCCTTCATCTTGGAAACCATCGTTGAATTGAACATGACTGCTCCTGGATTGATGGTAGTTGTCACAGTATGAAAGAGTTTCCGAAGCTTACTTGAACCAGCTTCAGTTTCTCCCTTCAACTGGCGTTGCAAAGATTCAGTTGAAACTCGTCCAAGAGGTCCTCCACATCATAAGCCAAATCTTTGAACTCGTCCATCCACATCTTCACCGACCGGTTAGACATCTGCTTCTCCTCTGCATCTTCAAGCATGGCTTGGATCGTCCTCAATCTTTTCTCCTACTCGTTAATTTCAGCACTTACTTGGCTCTCGCGAGCAAACCTTAGAAACTCAGGGCACTCAATCCTCTCAAACAAGGACTGAATGAATGATGACAGAGCAGACTCTCCAATGAAAGACATGGCCTCTCCAACAAAAGACATGATTTTTTCTAAGAACAGAGTAACGATGAAAGAGATGGATAGACAGCGAGGAAAGAGGGGTTTCAGGAGGATGGATTTGCAAATGGCTAGTCGCGTTTATCAGGATGCTTACGTTCTCTATCTGACAGAGGGAACTGGAACTGAAGGAGGATGAGAGGCAGGGAGGGAGCAGAAAACAGTGCTTTGGAAAACAGAAAAATGGCGCTGCAGAGAAGGAAAATTGGAataaatggagagagagagagagaacacaATTTTCAAGAGTTTACTAAGAAACAGGAAGAAGCGATTGATCAGTAAACGTTCAAGATTAAAAGACAGTAAATGATTCTTGAGAACTTGAGGTATGCTTTCACATTGCTTTAGCTAAAGTTGATAAAGAATATGCTTTTAGGAGAGAGTGAAAAGCAGCCCACCAATTTTAAATTTTCCAACTCAGTAATTgacagagaagagaagaaaattgATCAGCAAGTCCTTTCTTTTTCTCATCATTATTCCAGGAAATGAGAAAAAAGGAGTAGGAATCAAAAGATTATCATACTAGTCACCCAAAATGAGCATTTTTGTCAGAAAAGCTTTAGTAACATTTCTATACATTTGTCTCTGAAGAAGATGGAAAGTAATCTCTTGAATCtccattaattttataaattttaaattaaatataagacttctaatgtcacgacccaaaattctgaactgtgaacggcgcataatttaagtattcttaaatcatgcaagccttatcagagtatcttgaataaatatattgtcacttactaataaaaaaaaatagacaaaatccaaatagacaaaatgctgaataaacatcataaatatcccataagtaaactgcggagtctctacagatttcaaataaaaacttaaattgttcgataaactaaactaattattagcccgagaaaatatgaattcgggcataccatgagaacaaatcaaagttgtccctctccagaaaatggactgaatatttggattagTGCGAAATTCTCTTGATCCAAAGCAGATATGCATGGAGAAAATGTGGTTtaagctagatgctcagtgaatgataattatagcacacaacggaataggaacagtgtaacaccctcccggtagcaactccgtacattctactgttccggtgaccggtgtcggtccggacagctagaacgtccggaaaaatatttaaactaaagtcaggaaccataattaactcaaatattaataagaaaaatttagtaaaaattttagaaataaaatacaaccaagttaaacagtaggtgccctagcgaggggtaactcagagggaagttgcggttctcgcaacgaggagccctagacccgagggaaaaattataaaataatttttgggactccagagaagggtcattgaggttcccatggcattagaatgccaagaaaatacctagaaaaatttttcaatcggtacagacaattttgacccgttaagccaaacggagggcattttggtcatttcgccttcagaggtgatttttggccgacttgtccagttaagtaaataattaatatgacataaaatatgaagaaacattactaaaaattagattaaaattgagtagtaaagaaaagaaaagaaatgaaggtaaatttgatttattaagtaagcatgaggtcataaaAAAACTCTAAGCCAATCATAAAGCAACAAGGCTTATTATAAAAGTTAAAAAGGGATTTAATTAACCTAAATTCTGCTCCTTCTCCTTTGTTTCTCACCATGGCCGAATTCCCTTCACCATGCTCCTCCATTGTTAGTTCTtgaaagcttcaaatttccatgctttcctcaccctaaaacccataagtcccttcatcaaaaattaaccccacaccttaaacaaccttttggcagcctagaaagtgaaggaaagtgaagttttgaattgggaaaaatctgccctattcaaggttagtgcactatatacctaaaattctttaatttcatgaatgggaacttgaatttagtaagaaaatgtaatttaaatgaacaaaattcatgtgtatgtgtacatgaatttcggctaccctagtgaaggaataggaaggagtgtttttgatgagcttgatgtgaactagaatcatgttggaagtttataaacataagaataataagttggtatgctaactaaggcattttgtagaaaacataatgtgaagctagggttttggggagtgaaaattgatttggcttgtgaaattgttagagaacattttaatggtcaattagtgaccatttgaggagatttgaccataatatggactgaaaaatagcatggtaaagggaatgactatgctgcctagggacagcagcaatggactgagatttcagtccaattacacagccataactttggctgtgttagtccaattggtgtttggccaattggacatgaaactaggcttataatggcacatttttgctgaagaaactatgcccaaaagaccaaagcaagaggaccaaaacttggtcccaatccggataccctgcaactgattctgcagaataaccaaatgaatagtaactgttcatttggccataactcactgtagatttggtcaattgacctgaaatttttacagcaacaagttaagacatagacaaacaacttttatgaagaaacctaccccaaattatggccaaaacctaacccaaatggcagtggtagtcactgttcatgttactgtagatatggtcaattctgcagattggcaatccggccagctgtggtttttagaccatatctggagctacaaaactccaaatggagtgattcaaaacaggaaattcaactagacaaaataaggaacaactttcatgtttgccatttcttcaaattcccactgcaacagtgtccaatggaacagtaaagttgagctacaaaaactgaaaattctgcctcccttggtttaaactttgaaatggtataaatgcttaatgccaacaagttttgaatgtcaaatgtggtatattgggagtgccaaagtcaatgtacatatttcctacccaaaagtcaacatttttattgaccaatgaggtgaatagtgacaccaaaaacttgaaattcacaaattgaagaacttaaaagtttcaaatgccctagtatacctaacaagattggtttggatagtttggcatgccaatagggttcagttagcagtactgcacatggcaatatgccattccgtgattttatggcttttagccattctgaccttgtattgagctttggccttgtgcctgatatattctgacttgttagtgcatttgcacaccgggagatgcatatgtgaccaatggtgtgacggcccgagatacttgatacccagtgccagtttaccctttttatccagtccagtcgtctagtgtaggttacttggggcaaccaaatgaataaaagtggacaaagtaaatgatatacaaataccaaacaaataaaacatatacattcactacacatttaaattcttgctattttcttttattatattattgcaccactaagcattattgcttagcgcgttgcttttgccacgcgtaggtactggagatacagatcgtgagcccagtagaccacagactgggtgagtccatcctgcagctctgcacagtgtccgtgtcacctcaacttctgcagtgcattggtaggacactaggtgtcattttgacattttgtaacttaattttgattttctcatatgtaattaaacttgtgtaatgtatattgaggtttatgtaaattatgaaaattgtatttgtgaatggaaaagtaaatggttatttatgatttatatgtgatcatcacatgtaatggatgattgagaattgaaattgaaatgttgagatcttgatattgagttttgtgatgatattggagttgagaatgaatgaatttgtttattggaagtgtttttcacaggttccgaagaactgttttctccatttttagccggtactctgccggattttctttaaaaatttacggaacctcaaataaattatgatttcaataaatgacttaaatgagttatattttacaagttatattcaaaattatgctgaaaattaattagggtatattagagggtgccggtacaccgtgtggcattacttactcgagtatactgtacacgggtaaggggtgtcacatttagtggtatcagagcacggtttaggcgtttctgggcctagattgagtccataccatgcattgcatttgtaagagtcgaggtgacactaatgcagatctgtttgtcttttttattttgaataggatatggacccttcatctcagagagctgtcGAGGAggtagtggagagtcatgctccactgcggtgaggcgggggcatgagagaatctgctccggctcaagcgagcaccttcggcctccacaggccatgttccaacaaatggccaacttcttcagacaaatggccggggtaatgccagcaccaccaccaccaccagctccacagcagaaatcacacctggaaaggttaagaaagtttggggcagtggatttctatggcaagagagaagatgactctattgcagccgagaattggttgaacagaacaggcagagtcctaaaacaactccactgcactctagagcaaaacaCAGGCTGCCATATCTTTctttgcaagacgatgcatatgagtggtgggacatcgtgtcgatgaagtgcagcggaagtcagtaacttgggacttctttctctctgaattcaagaagaaatatgtgggtcttgtatacggaagagagaagaagagagtttattaactttgaGGCGAGACGGTAtcggtggccgaatatgagaaagaatttgttcgattaagccgctatggcagggagatagtccctaacgaagctgaaagatgtaagaggtttgaagagggactaaatgacaacatcaagatccagctcactgccttgggaatcactgacttcaccaagttagtggaagctgcaataaaggtggaaaaagtaagaatcagtgagcagaccagaagagagagacagcagaagaggggcctaggtcaatctagttcagctcctgtatttgggaagaagttcaagggtcctcctgcacagagttcagctcagccacaggtcGTGGTCTCGGGGCGAGCCacgatttacccctaggagaggtcggtccacaccatcggtgggcgctctcgaggatggggtttagGGACCAGCCCGGCAACCTGCATGTCCACAccgagaaatggcataagggagtgttggagagtgacggtgctgcttgaggtgtgggtcagagCATCGATTaaggaaccgcccacgcagaactactactgttgctccaacacaagcgcatgcactgctctgcaCTACAGAGGGTAGAAAATCGGTAAATCTGAGTGTTGGACCATCACGAGGCACTGCATCGAGCCACAGAGAGGCCTGACAAGAAACCACCGatggagcttatgctattagagctcaggaggagcaagatgccccagacgtcatcaggggtacgttcttcctctacactacacctgtgcatgcattggtggatccaagattcactcattcatacatctgcatcaatctaccggtagaaagggggatactagtaggggagagtgaccaagacattctggtcactaatccattgggccacagtgtggtagtgaacaaagtatataagggttgcccgttaaggattcaggggtatgaattcttggcagacttgattgagttgccttttcatgaatttgacgtgattttgggaatggactggttgtcacgccatcaggc includes:
- the LOC110670668 gene encoding disease resistance protein RPV1-like isoform X1, translated to MDGKSGRFVGMNSLICGNFLFLVVPNCWEHYPANLSSLQKLDIRECCELVVSFGSLPVISHFVINGCRKVELGGGFSSANCSSVTGPFLFRPEELRKLERLTIGSNLIIGYSSDLHWELDEGIAENEELLQKGVADSEIRILEFHRCERLERLPPLLHNFKSLRELSIKWCFRIISLPDAVIYSSLCLEVLTIGYCHSLISIGRHQLPPTLKRLNSSCCKELRRLLDVGEACSSSRVTDEDSISGDTNLSILQNLEINLCGSLTLSGESPASLKYLDLNNAKLESIAERFDNNTFLESIKIGYLPYLKSLPENLHMLTNLRHIRISHCDKLIVLPDNMHNLTSLQELTIKSCPSLVSFPQGGLPTTYLKKFIVEFCEKLDALPDNMHNLTSLQELTIKDCPGIVSFPEGGFPTNLTSLFLKVEICTLLFKWGLHRLNSLKKLSITGKCPGVLSFPQDEIDMKLPTSLTSLIIEEFQDLKHLSSKGFRSLTSLEYMKIKRCPKLASIPKNGLPPSLLSLRTYDCPLLQQSCQKGKGRESLELARIPSVEIREDEELWF
- the LOC110670668 gene encoding putative disease resistance RPP13-like protein 1 isoform X2 codes for the protein MFNSTMVSKMKEITTRFQKIVDQQNDLDLIKRNVGGTSSSKVCVRPPSTFLDHEPEVCGRDEDKRKILDLISNTSEVKVGVIPIFGMGGVGKTTLARLVYNDESSQQQFHLKGWVCMSDEFDILKITKSILESITRQSSYLNELNQVQLELCQKLEGKKFLIVLDDVWNKNYDEWNALCSPLMHGAPGSRVIATTRDEAIARMMETIESHNLNCFSDENCWKLFLYHAFASRRVADPKLEVIRDRFIKKFGGLPSAARTLGGLLRSKPWEDWENIMNSKIWNLQDDVNGILPVLGLSYYHLPSHLKRCFTYCAILPKDYVFKKKQLVLLWMAEGLIEQRDGQHTEDVGEEYFQDLFSRSFFQSSSTGGFIMHDLVNDLAQVVAGDACFRLEDKATPSKQEKSRHSSYIPSLYDRCKRFELFENTKRMRTFLPLSLNRYGCGFHVTT